One window from the genome of Deinococcus sp. NW-56 encodes:
- a CDS encoding electron transfer flavoprotein subunit alpha/FixB family protein has product MILIVAEHSGGQLAKATLEMVTAARESGREGPITLLVLGHGTADVANAAAAVADQVLVADLPALAQYNAELWAAATAQIAQEGEAHTVIIGGSRSGREFAPRVAVKLDAPYLEDAIALRANGAALQAQRYTYLARVTETVEAEAPVIVVTVKPGSFAPAQAAAAAGEQYDVELDLPALRVEVTGKSVEKSSRVALTEADVIVTGGRGVGSPENFSAYVEGLADRIGAGVGATRAVVDAGWRPYAEQVGQTGKTVQPKAYVALGVSGAVQHLSGMGKSKYIVAINKDAEAPIFKVADYGIVGDVNQIVPALIEAARK; this is encoded by the coding sequence ATGATCCTGATCGTCGCTGAACACTCGGGCGGCCAGCTCGCCAAGGCCACCCTCGAAATGGTCACCGCCGCCCGTGAGTCGGGCCGCGAAGGCCCCATCACCCTGCTCGTCCTGGGTCACGGCACCGCCGACGTAGCCAACGCCGCCGCTGCCGTCGCCGATCAGGTGCTCGTGGCGGACCTGCCCGCACTGGCGCAGTACAACGCCGAGCTGTGGGCCGCTGCGACCGCCCAGATCGCCCAGGAGGGCGAGGCGCACACCGTCATCATCGGCGGCAGCCGCTCGGGCCGCGAGTTCGCGCCGCGCGTGGCCGTGAAACTCGACGCTCCCTACCTCGAGGACGCGATCGCGCTGCGGGCGAACGGCGCGGCCCTGCAAGCGCAGCGCTACACCTACCTCGCCCGGGTCACCGAGACGGTGGAGGCCGAGGCGCCCGTCATCGTGGTGACGGTCAAGCCCGGCTCCTTCGCGCCCGCCCAGGCGGCGGCGGCCGCAGGCGAGCAGTACGACGTGGAACTCGACCTCCCGGCTCTCCGCGTGGAGGTCACGGGCAAGAGCGTGGAGAAGTCCAGCCGCGTGGCCCTGACCGAAGCCGACGTGATCGTGACGGGCGGGCGCGGGGTGGGCAGCCCCGAGAACTTCTCGGCGTACGTCGAGGGCCTCGCCGACCGCATCGGGGCGGGCGTGGGCGCGACCCGCGCGGTCGTGGACGCGGGCTGGCGGCCCTATGCCGAGCAGGTGGGCCAGACGGGCAAGACCGTGCAGCCCAAGGCCTACGTCGCGCTGGGCGTGAGCGGCGCGGTGCAGCACCTCTCGGGCATGGGCAAGAGCAAGTACATCGTGGCGATCAACAAGGACGCCGAGGCGCCCATCTTCAAGGTCGCCGACTACGGCATCGTGGGCGACGTGAACCAGATCGTGCCCGCCCTGATCGAGGCGGCCCGCAAGTAA
- a CDS encoding electron transfer flavoprotein subunit beta/FixA family protein — protein sequence MKILTLVRQVPDAEARVKISGGHVDLEGATLVIDGMDEYGVEEALRLREGGAAVEEIVALAVGPKRVEDALRTALAMGVDRAIHVETDEKLDPIALSRVVTQVAQAEGAGLILVGGQEADWDSQALGAATAERLGWPQLTWTNELKVEGDTLTGRHDVDDGNESFRASLPAVVTTQQGLNEPRYPTLPNIMKAKKKELRKDTLDTYGTAPTVRVVGSEIQTRARLNKMIDGKDPQAAAEQLLELLRNEAKVLA from the coding sequence ATGAAGATCCTGACCCTGGTAAGACAAGTGCCCGACGCGGAGGCCCGCGTGAAGATCAGCGGGGGCCACGTCGATCTGGAGGGGGCGACCCTGGTGATCGACGGCATGGATGAGTACGGTGTGGAAGAGGCCCTGCGTCTGCGCGAGGGCGGCGCCGCCGTCGAGGAGATCGTGGCGCTGGCGGTTGGCCCGAAGCGGGTCGAGGACGCCCTGCGGACCGCCCTGGCGATGGGCGTCGACCGGGCCATCCACGTCGAGACCGACGAGAAGCTCGACCCCATCGCCCTGAGCCGCGTCGTGACCCAAGTCGCGCAGGCGGAAGGTGCGGGCCTGATCCTCGTCGGCGGGCAGGAGGCCGACTGGGACAGCCAGGCGCTGGGCGCCGCGACCGCCGAGCGCCTGGGCTGGCCGCAGCTCACCTGGACGAACGAGCTGAAGGTCGAGGGCGACACCCTCACCGGCCGCCACGACGTGGACGACGGCAACGAGAGCTTCCGCGCCTCCCTGCCCGCCGTGGTGACCACCCAGCAGGGCCTCAACGAGCCGCGCTACCCGACGCTGCCCAACATCATGAAGGCCAAGAAGAAGGAACTGCGCAAGGATACGCTGGACACTTACGGCACGGCGCCGACCGTGCGCGTGGTGGGCAGCGAGATCCAGACCCGCGCCCGATTGAACAAGATGATCGACGGCAAGGACCCGCAGGCGGCTGCCGAACAGCTCCTCGAACTCCTGCGCAACGAAGCGAAAGTCCTTGCTTAA
- a CDS encoding carboxymuconolactone decarboxylase family protein, which yields MSDPADQPSARAQIFGAQEERILARLARLDPDLMAYIRDFAYDTVYERPGLDLRTKELIACALLASLGSPPELKTHLRGALRAGATEAEVREALLFCVPYLGFPRVVAAFTQLEALLERPQQDPPSAGDEGPQGSGG from the coding sequence ATGTCCGACCCTGCCGACCAGCCCAGCGCCCGCGCCCAGATTTTCGGGGCACAGGAGGAACGCATCCTCGCGCGGCTCGCCCGCCTTGACCCTGACCTGATGGCGTATATCCGCGACTTCGCCTATGACACGGTCTACGAGCGCCCCGGCCTTGACCTGAGGACGAAGGAGCTGATCGCCTGTGCGCTGCTGGCCTCGCTGGGCAGCCCCCCGGAGCTGAAGACGCACCTGCGGGGGGCGCTGCGGGCGGGCGCCACCGAGGCCGAGGTCCGCGAGGCGCTGCTGTTCTGCGTGCCGTACCTGGGATTCCCGCGTGTGGTGGCGGCCTTCACCCAGTTAGAAGCGCTGCTGGAGCGGCCACAGCAAGACCCCCCGTCCGCCGGGGACGAGGGGCCGCAGGGAAGTGGGGGTTAG
- a CDS encoding OmpH family outer membrane protein, whose amino-acid sequence MRYALLLLPLALLSTVPHAQKSRSRVGFVNVQQAVAAMPNSSGYLSLQKRVDADLKAKQTNLQKLAAQAQKTRKAADVQAYQKAQQGLASAQKSHSTRLAKEFKPLQTRLNSVVASVARGSGFTVVLDRRVAAQSGVVVYANTQATDLTSAVVKALKK is encoded by the coding sequence ATGCGTTACGCCCTTCTCCTCCTTCCGCTGGCCCTGCTCAGCACCGTGCCGCACGCCCAGAAGTCCCGCTCGCGTGTCGGCTTCGTGAACGTGCAGCAGGCCGTCGCCGCGATGCCCAACTCCTCGGGCTACCTCAGCCTGCAAAAGCGGGTGGACGCCGACCTGAAGGCCAAGCAGACCAACCTGCAAAAGCTCGCCGCCCAGGCCCAGAAGACCCGCAAGGCCGCCGACGTGCAGGCCTACCAGAAGGCGCAGCAGGGCCTCGCCTCGGCCCAGAAGAGCCACAGCACCCGGCTGGCAAAAGAGTTCAAGCCGCTCCAGACCCGCCTGAACTCGGTCGTGGCGTCGGTCGCGCGGGGCAGCGGCTTCACGGTGGTCCTCGACCGCCGCGTGGCCGCGCAGTCGGGTGTCGTCGTGTACGCCAACACCCAGGCCACCGACCTGACCTCGGCGGTCGTCAAGGCGCTCAAGAAGTAA
- a CDS encoding OmpH family outer membrane protein → MKINAKALAPVALVAAFGLGSLAPHAQTTPQKVGFVDVQTIMNAQPVGKELTELRKKAETELSGLEKQIRDIDAKGAQASAAEKDKRTQLVGTLQARAKAYDTQIQGMQARVTAAEKAADTAISTVAKQNGYSIVMDRRVAATSGLVVFAENGTDLTDAAVKALK, encoded by the coding sequence ATGAAGATTAACGCCAAGGCGCTCGCTCCCGTGGCCCTCGTGGCCGCGTTCGGCCTGGGTTCCCTCGCCCCTCACGCCCAGACCACGCCCCAGAAGGTCGGCTTCGTGGACGTTCAAACCATCATGAACGCCCAGCCGGTCGGCAAGGAGCTGACCGAACTGCGCAAGAAGGCCGAAACCGAACTCAGCGGCCTGGAAAAGCAGATTCGTGACATCGACGCCAAGGGCGCTCAGGCCTCGGCCGCCGAAAAGGACAAGCGCACGCAGCTCGTGGGCACCCTTCAGGCCCGCGCCAAGGCCTACGACACCCAGATTCAGGGCATGCAGGCCCGCGTGACGGCCGCCGAAAAAGCCGCCGACACGGCGATCAGCACCGTCGCCAAGCAAAACGGCTACTCCATCGTGATGGACCGCCGCGTGGCGGCCACCAGCGGCCTCGTGGTCTTCGCCGAGAACGGCACCGACCTCACCGACGCCGCCGTCAAGGCCCTGAAGTAA
- a CDS encoding CBS and ACT domain-containing protein — translation MLVRDWMTRDPITVTPDTPVMDALRILKERGFRRLPVMEGGRLIGITTRKDLKDAMPSKATTLSVWELNYLLSKLTVSEMMARPVITAQEDEYMEDAALRMQEHGVGGLPVVDAGGRVTGIITITDVLRAFVDIMGMKEGGTRLTLDMPDTPGSLVRAAQAAQPSNIISVATYGHSAEGGEPHRRFVMRVTGDGARDVTARVRSAGIDVLD, via the coding sequence ATGCTTGTCCGCGACTGGATGACGCGTGACCCCATCACGGTCACGCCCGATACGCCTGTGATGGACGCCCTGCGGATTCTCAAGGAACGGGGCTTCCGCCGCCTCCCGGTGATGGAGGGGGGCCGCCTGATCGGCATCACCACCCGCAAGGACCTCAAGGACGCGATGCCCAGCAAGGCGACCACCCTGAGCGTCTGGGAACTGAACTACCTGCTGAGCAAGCTGACCGTCTCGGAGATGATGGCCCGGCCCGTCATCACCGCGCAGGAAGACGAGTACATGGAAGACGCCGCCCTGCGGATGCAGGAGCACGGGGTCGGCGGCCTGCCCGTCGTGGACGCGGGGGGCCGGGTCACGGGCATCATCACGATCACCGACGTGCTGCGGGCCTTCGTGGACATCATGGGCATGAAGGAGGGCGGCACACGCCTGACGCTGGACATGCCCGACACCCCCGGCAGCCTCGTGCGTGCCGCTCAGGCCGCACAGCCCAGCAACATCATCAGCGTGGCGACCTACGGCCACAGCGCGGAAGGGGGCGAGCCCCACCGCCGCTTCGTGATGCGCGTGACGGGCGACGGAGCGCGGGACGTGACGGCGCGGGTGCGGTCGGCGGGAATCGACGTGCTGGACTGA